The DNA window gttatttggattattttggTTAAAGTGTCAGAAAAACCTGtatgaaatataataagtttatttgaGTAGAATGAGTTTTATGATATTTATTGGGTAATagagtttaataatttaaaatttagaaaaattgatAAGGGTAAAATCGTATTTTAAATAGAGAAAGAAAgtgattgaaaatattaaagtaatggataagaggagagagaaaaaattaatttaatccaaaaaaaaCCCATTTAGGACCATTTATTTTGGTAGTTTGTAAATGACATAATTAGAtagagagaaattaaaaattaacatatattttaattaactaatattacTTCCGtgtgttaaattaaattgactTTAATGTTACACGTTATAACATGATGATGCACgccaatttgatttttaattttaataattaattttagtaaatCAAAATGAGTCTCTTTTTATTTGTCAACAAAAAACAATACTTTAATCtcaaaactttatttgactattaAAAATATCCTTTTATTTAGtagaaaaaattatgttatataataaactcgatttttaattttatttttcttataatttattttttgaattaagttaGCAGTACCTTTAAtggttaatttaatttattatacccttaaaaaaagttatattgctaatttaatttaaagattttCTAAATCtcgaaattttaaatttacttttcAATAAATTTGAAGATTACCTTTAGGCTTTATGGATTCTATACAAACTTTATaagattatataattcaaaatctTGACCTTGTAGAGACTAAGTACAAATGCCTGTTTGATatcggattatttgaaaacaaaaactatttgatataaaagtaatttttttggagtaaaataattaaaatatcttggttaaaatttagtttaaagaTTTTCTAGatcttgaaattttaaatttacttttcAATAAATTTGAAGATTACCTTCTAGGATTCTATTGggtaattaaaataattaaaaagagtttaaattaataatacaacaaGATCTTAGTATTAACATggtgaaattaattatgttattattatttttagataaagaaTCACGGAATACCAGAATCACTAATAAAAAAGGTAATGACCGTAGCAAGAGAATTCTTCCGGCTGCCGGAATCCGAACGTCTGAAAAATTACTCCGACGACCCAACAAAAACAACGAGATTATCGACCAGTTTCAATGTCAAAACAGAGAAAGTTGCGAATTGGAGAGATTTCTTAAGACTCCATTGTTACCCTCTTGAAGATTACATCCATGATTGGCCATCAAATCCTCTTTCATTCAAACAAGATGTAGCAGATTACTGCACTTGTGTTAGAGGACTTGTTATGAGATTACTTGAAGCCATTTCAGAAAGTTTGGATCTTGAAAAAGATTACATAAGCAAACAAATGGGAAAACATGCTCAACATATGGCTATGAATTATTATCCACCATGCCCACAACCCGATTTGACATTCGGGTTACCGGGTCATACTGACCCGAATTTGATTACGGTTCTTCTTCAAGATGATGTTCGTGGTTTGCAGGTGTTGAGAAATGGGAAATGGGTCGCGGTTGATCCAATTCCGAATACTTTCATTATCAACATTGGGGATCAAATGCAGGTAGGTATATATAAtgtgaaaacattttaatttatcaatacaATTATACAAATagttgtttttatatattagtttcatggttttgattatttgaaattattttcaaataccCTTTAACTAGACATCATTttacatcattcaaatcatcaatttaaatattttctttcaaactTTTCACTcaatgaacatttttttttcaatttttcaaactagacaaagttattttttaataactagTAGATTTTGAAAGTGCTTTAGTTCAACACTTATAATTCGAAATTTGGCATTCATCACTTATAATTTAACGTTTTAACAGGTTATAAGCAATGACCAATACAAGAGTGTTCTACATCGGGTAGTGGTGAACTGCGAAAGGGATAGGATATCGATCCCGACTTTCTACTGCCCTTCGGAGGAAGCAATGATAGGACCGGCCGAAGAATTGGTGAAGCGGGAAGGAGTAGCAAAGTATAGGGATTTCACATATAATGAATACTATACAAAGTTTTGGGACAGAGATTTGGCTAAGGAGAGCACCTTGGACCTTTTCAGGACACCCTAATAATTTGTAGAAGATAATAAGTGATTGAAACTGTTATTTGGAACTCGTTTAATGTTTGTTATTTTGGAATAAAAGaagatttattataaaatattctgTTTGGTGTAAAAGTTAATGAtatggtattttagtattttgtatatatgatttgattgatgaaaaaaaaggtaaataagatgtttgaatttttgaataaaaaaataaaaataaaaacaatatggAACAAGCTCCTCAAATCTAAATAAATCTGTTTTATTtcaatagatttgatattaaaatatatattagcaaaATTGAGTATAACTGATcaattataattgttaattatatttggttcttatatatattcatgaatTTGAACTCGTTAGCAACTGGCACACAATAAGATATAAttgtttctcattattttaGTGATCTAATATAGAAGAgttatatataaagatataataaaataatattctaaaagtATATATTCATAATGAATGAATTCTTAAGCAATATTTAAATGTAACACCTATGACTTGTTTAATCTGTTTTTTTATTCAGAAAATTATCGTAAagttaattgtttaaaattatttgtgaattattttttgtatttgactatttaattgatgatgtaaatgatattatttgaattaacatTTTATCAATTAACCCAGTTAGACTTTAGCCTTGtttggattgttttttttttttaatctaaagggagaaaaagataataattgttgatgattttgaaatggtaataattatttttgataaaaagttttaaaaagtattgatatataaataaaataaaaaataataatttaaaataaagagtattttagtattttgattaatgaagtGAATGATGTGATAGTTGAgaagtgattaattaaaaaattgattttgtttgaattattttttaaactcaaattttagtatttatttttttatttttatttaaggttgaaagagtttatttataaatttctaatCCCCAAAAGTAATCAGGAATAAAGATCTTTCGGTTCTCTTTTTTTCATagaaaattatcattttatcatattatcaTCTGTAATAATTAGCATGTTATCCATACATATAAGAATAATTCTCTACattgattttcaaatgaaaattgATTAAGATTCAATTTGATTAAGCTTGATTAAAGTTTATTCACTAAACTTTTGAATACTTTCATATAGTGTgataatattcaatttattcattAGTGAAGTGATATGTTCTTATGTTTATAGTGAGTAGTGACAGGTTtggttttcatgtttttcattaATGATCTCAACCCatgtttttggttttaattttctttttttgataaactatcttccaaataatttaagaaaatataatgtcattaaaaaagaaaaaattatagtagTGTTGGAACATAAAAGGAAACCGACAGCGAAAAATCGAAAAATGTTTTGCTATCCAATTTGTGAGTTTATTAACACTTATCAAACATAATTTGTAAATGTCTTGTAAAACATATTTGAGGCTCCAATAACTTTCATTTTGCGCATCAAGAATGACAAAGACTACATTTTTGGCACTACCTCAAAAATGAGGTTATGTTATTAATTGTCCATATCACACCACACCCACACCGCTTGACGAATTACATTAGTCTCAACCATAACAAAGTAAAGACATATAATGTTATGGACAAAGAATCTAACAAGGTTTTCCATATGATCCGGAATAATGATTCAAGAAGACGCATTGGATCCGTCTTTAAGAAATGAGACATCCAAGTTGATCTTTATTTAGTTAGTGTATGGTGGTGTCCAATGCACAACAATTCTCGACGAAGTCTCAGTTTCATAAACACCCTTATTATTCATGCAATCAAAATAGTCTCAAACATCATCTAGATTAAGTTGACacattaagtaaaaaaattgaggaaaattttggtttatgttttttctgttagaaatcttgttttgaaataaattacagaaatatatataaaatgatgtacaaataaatgaaacaaataaaatatatgaagaacgaaatcaccgattgagatgttgattcgaggtatgtgttagacacatttcccttaaaacaattccatcgtctcccgtttgtgctggagtttatcgtagatgactgtccaccagggtacaacgaatccaatagtgattctgcactgaaatcagtACTCGTcaaacttgatcagcgtacctgaactatcatcgggtttcaacagaaaatatcgagcgaagaactcgaagaacactcacaaaataagaagagggcttttggaattctagagtgagaaaaattaaggatGAAGTGAGTTTTTTattagagatgagaggtcttatattgttgaaaagttaaaccattaaataaaatcataatttgatccaacggttgacattgtttgtcttttcattaccttaacgtttttctcttcattatagagtaattgtttgccaaaacaattaaggcatttacaattcaatattaacgttacatggtttttcaatttgttaataataatattaattatcataacaaataataataataacaaacccatgtaagttacactacaaattaacaacattttattaattggtcatcaagggattttagatcaattaatttaaattacttgatttaaattatacagttggatcaaatttcaccctttaattcacgtttgaattttatgtgaatttgatttgattttattacccagtttctaatttccattcattaatagaatttatagaattggtttaaaaattccaacactttcatatatttaacataaagtGACAATAAAACTATTGTTAAAACAAGCATTTGAGGTAATGCAATTTCTATCAAAAGTCTCATGTAACAATGTATCAAATCTattaatagaaaatttagaATGAGAGAAATCAAATAATGACCATGTAACAAGATTTTTTCGGCATAGTAAAAATGAGTGTTCAAAAGTTTTCCTATAGGAAGAACACCTAGATCAATAGGGGATGACGAGATTTTTCGTTGAAAACAATTTTGAAGGGTTGGAAGGGCATTATGGAAAGCTTTCCAaagaatattctaaaattttggTGAACATTTAAGACTCCAAATAGTCTTTTCAAAGTCTTAGATGCAATTGAGATGATGAGGGGGTCTTAATCTAGAagagttataattttttattgtgaaattgTATCCAAAACTCACGGATTAAACCCCATTGGAATTTCCATTATGTATAAACCTACCACATGATCCCGAGACACTAATTGTCATATTAAGAATACAAGTTGTGAGTTTCTTaccaaataattaatgaaaaaaaatcgaaTTTCAATGTTTTGAGTGATTAATAACTTGACTAACAAATAAAGGttcatatattttaatcggGATAAGGTTCTAtgacttttaaattaaaacagaCTACTAGAGTCTTGATAGACATTTAATTATCATTCCAAAAAAGAGGTGGATGATCCATAAATGATTTTCTAATTTGCATTGGCTATGAGTAAGTATCTTCTTAGGAGGATACTAGACCAACATCACGAACTACCATTATTTTCTCACTATGTCATCTAGAGTCTTAAAGGAAGTTCAAGATTTCACTAATCTACCTCCATAAACtctgtaaatttaaaattagtctCCATGATTGTTTagaaaataaaaccaaattctatttttcaagatttttaaaCCCCATTCCACCTTAAATTTTCTAATGGTAAGATTGTTTCAAGAGGACCAATGAACACCTTTTTCAATTCCTTGTTATATTTCTACCAAAAAGGAAATGATTTTTGAATGCATCCAATTGATGTTCTTAGGAAGCTTAGCAATATATAGGTAATGGGTTGGAATTTATTGGACAATAGACTTATTGATAATCTCTTTCCCAACTTGACTAAAAAACTTACATTTCTAACCAACTAACTTTGAAATAGCCCTATTATTTAGTTTTCATAATAATTCATGTTTGAAGCACCCTATTGTAAAGCAATACCAAGATAACTAACATGGACAATGTGCAATTTATAATAAGAAGAATGTTATTAAGGAagtttatgtatattaatttttttgaccaaatgcaaatgataatttataaagCATATTAGAAATACATGTGATgttaattttatagatttttgcAAAAATGAGAATATCATCTATAAATATGTTTAAGCAATTTAATGGACAATTATGATTACGTTTAACGTCTTGAAACAAGATTTTGTGCTTCACGTCCTAGAAAAGATTAGAAAGACAACTAgtcaaaagattaaaaatatatgatgaaaGTAGCTCTCCTTGTTAGAATCATCTCGTATGACAAAACTTGGAGATAGTGTACccttcaaaacaaatattatacgATCGTGAAGCATGA is part of the Impatiens glandulifera chromosome 1, dImpGla2.1, whole genome shotgun sequence genome and encodes:
- the LOC124922730 gene encoding protein DMR6-LIKE OXYGENASE 1-like; translated protein: MATPILLTDLVSAGVERVPASYVRPLSDRPNLVEVETSPEGSIALIDLAGLHGPDHSHVISQLAIACQTDGFFQIKNHGIPESLIKKVMTVAREFFRLPESERLKNYSDDPTKTTRLSTSFNVKTEKVANWRDFLRLHCYPLEDYIHDWPSNPLSFKQDVADYCTCVRGLVMRLLEAISESLDLEKDYISKQMGKHAQHMAMNYYPPCPQPDLTFGLPGHTDPNLITVLLQDDVRGLQVLRNGKWVAVDPIPNTFIINIGDQMQVISNDQYKSVLHRVVVNCERDRISIPTFYCPSEEAMIGPAEELVKREGVAKYRDFTYNEYYTKFWDRDLAKESTLDLFRTP